A genomic stretch from Lathyrus oleraceus cultivar Zhongwan6 chromosome 2, CAAS_Psat_ZW6_1.0, whole genome shotgun sequence includes:
- the LOC127117487 gene encoding caffeic acid 3-O-methyltransferase 1 isoform X3, with the protein MHIIEKMEKVSDEEAFLFAMELSFASSVPMVLKTALELGIIEIIAKAGPNAYLSSSQIATQIPGIKNPDAASMLDRLLRLLASYKILTCSIEQVDGDCNEERLYGVHPLAKYFVENNNEDGASMVSFFLMQHDQILQDMWYHITNSIKEGGLPFNNAFGMTVFEFHGTNPRFNNLFNKGMSDSSSIIMKKILETYSGFEGVSSFVDVGGGIGTVTNMIVSKYPNIKAINFDLPHVISEAPSYSGVEHVGGDMFVSVPKGDAIFMKWLCHDWNDEQCLKILKNCYDSLPVIGKVIVFESIVPVVPNSNLASKHVLQMDVIMLCHSSGGKERTQKEFEALAKGAGFQGFQIACCVFNMYVMEFLKNA; encoded by the exons ATGCATATAATTGAGAAAATGGAGAAAGTATCAGATGAAGAAGCATTCCTTTTTGCTATGGAACTATCATTTGCTTCTTCTGTTCCAATGGTTCTAAAAACAGCTTTGGAACTTGGAATCATTGAAATTATAGCGAAAGCTGGTCCTAATGCTTACCTTTCATCTTCTCAAATTGCTACTCAAATTCCTGGTATAAAAAATCCAGACGCAGCTTCTATGTTGGATAGATTGTTGCGTCTTTTGGCTAGCTACAAAATTCTGACATGTTCCATTGAACAAGTTGATGGAGATTGTAATGAAGAAAGATTGTATGGTGTTCACCCTTTAGCTAAATACTTTGTCGAAAATAATAATGAAGATGGCGCCTCCATGGTTTCCTTCTTTCTCATGCAGCACGACCAGATCCTCCAAGACATGTG GTACCACATAACAAATTCCATTAAAGAGGGTGGACTTCCATTTAACAATGCTTTTGGAATGACTGTTTTTGAGTTTCATGGCACAAATCCAAGGTTTAACAACCTTTTCAACAAGGGCATGTCTGATTCCTCTAGTATCATAATGAAGAAAATTCTTGAGACATATTCAGGTTTTGAGGGTGTTAGTTCTTTTGTTGATGTTGGTGGTGGTATTGGAACTGTTACTAACATGATTGTCTCTAAATATCCCAACATTAAAGCCATTAACTTTGACTTGCCACATGTCATTAGTGAAGCTCCATCTTATTCAG GTGTGGAACATGTTGGTGGAGACATGTTTGTGAGTGTTCCAAAAGGTGATGCTATTTTCATGAAG TGGTTATGTCATGATTGGAATGATGAGCAATGCTTGAAAATATTGAAGAATTGTTATGATTCACTTCCTGTCATTGGGAAGGTGATAGTATTTGAATCCATAGTTCCAGTAGTTCCAAACTCAAACTTGGCCTCAAAACATGTCCTTCAAATGGATGTTATAATGTTGTGTCATAGTTCAGGTGGAAAAGAGAGAACACAGAAAGAGTTTGAGGCTTTGGCTAAGGGAGCTGGATTTCAAGGTTTTCAAATTGCATGTTGTGTTTTCAATATGTATGTTATGGAATTTCTTAAGAATGCTTAA